A genomic stretch from Aedes albopictus strain Foshan chromosome 2, AalbF5, whole genome shotgun sequence includes:
- the LOC109420201 gene encoding pupal cuticle protein Edg-78E-like — MFRLIIVSALAAVALAQNPDAEAQILSSDSVVNPDGSYAWNYETSNGIRAQEEGVGGQSAQGSASWTDRDGTPIQLTYVADVNGFQPQGAHLPREGPAPAHVLKTLEFIRANPPKDDPNFNIQALEAEIARLQALQ, encoded by the exons ATGTTCCGATTG ATCATCGTCTCCGCCCTGGCCGCCGTTGCCCTCGCCCAAAACCCAGATGCCGAAGCGCAGATCCTCTCGTCCGACAGTGTCGTGAACCCCGATGGATCGTACGCCTGGAACTACGAAACCAGCAACGGAATCCGTGCCCAGGAGGAAGGTGTCGGAGGCCAGTCCGCTCAGGGTAGCGCTTCGTGGACCGATCGCGACGGAACGCCCATCCAGCTGACCTACGTTGCCGATGTCAACGGATTCCAGCCCCAGGGTGCCCATCTGCCCCGTGAAGGCCCAGCGCCCGCCCATGTCCTGAAGACCCTGGAGTTCATCCGGGCTAACCCACCCAAGGATGACCCCAACTTCAACATCCAAGCCCTGGAAGCCGAAATCGCCAGACTGCAAGCCCTGCAGTAA
- the LOC115265342 gene encoding thioredoxin-like protein 1: MAVKAINDEAHFQAELAAAGGKLVVVDFTATWCGPCRNIAPLFEQLPAKYPKAVFLKVDVDKCSETASSQGVSAMPTFIFYRARTKIDRMQGADINGLEAKIQKHYVSSVDESGEDYGHGLLDLATFIQKNQCECLNESDEHPMTNALSASGGHLASDCDEQLIISITFNQVVKIHSIKIKAPPTHGPKNVRLFINQPRTMDFDMAESHVSVQDLVVEQKDLESGAPIQLRFVKFQNVQNIQLFVKDNQSGEETTIIDHLAFIGSPIATTKMDDFQRVAGKKGESH; encoded by the exons ATGGCCGTGAAAGCAATCAACGACGAGGCTCACTTCCAAGCCGAACTGGCAGCTGCCGGAGGAAAGTTGGTCGTGGTGGATTTTACCGCAACTTG GTGCGGACCATGCCGTAACATTGCTcctctgttcgagcagcttccgGCCAAATATCCGAAGGCAGTTTTCCTAAAAGTGGACGTGGACAAATGCTCGGAGACGGCCTCATCGCAGGGAGTTTCGGCCATGCCAACTTTTATCTTCTACCGAGCGAGG ACGAAAATCGACCGAATGCAGGGAGCTGACATCAATGGACTGGAGGCGAAGATTCAGAAACATTACGTGTCCAGTGTTGACGAATCCGGAGAGGACTATGGTCATGGTTTG TTGGACCTTGCAACATTCATCCAGAAGAACCAGTGCGAATGTCTGAACGAATCGGATGAACACCCGATGACGAACGCGCTGAGCGCAAGCGGTGGCCACTTGGCATCGGACTGCGACGAACAGCTGATCATTTCGATCACGTTCAACCAGGTGGTGAAAATCCACTCGATCAAAATCAAGGCGCCGCCAACGCACGGACCGAAGAATGTCCGGCTGTTCATCAACCAGCCGCGGACGATGGATTTCGATATGGCCGAATCGCACGTCTCGGTGCAGGATCTGGTGGTGGAGCAGAAGGATCTGGAATCCGGCGCTCCGATCCAGTTGCGCTTTGTCAAGTTCCAGAACGTGCAGAACATTCAGCTGTTCGTGAAGGACAATCAGTCGGGCGAGGAGACGACCATCATCGATCATTTGGCCTTCATTGGGTCGCCGATTGCCACGACGAAGATGGACGACTTCCAGCGGGTGGCGGGAAAGAAGGGCGAAAGCCATTGA